Proteins co-encoded in one Thermodesulfobacteriota bacterium genomic window:
- a CDS encoding exodeoxyribonuclease III, translated as MNLESFVLALEQEVASYHTPVVDLIAVQTRDPYKVLVATMLSARTRDETTAKASARLFKEAPDIHALAELSEAKIRKLIQPVGFFNNKARYLHSLPGALKPYTDKVPDELDELLKLPGVGRKTANLVLSVAFDKPAICVDTHVHRIMNIWGFVNTKHPEATEKALRKILPVKYWKRINSILVTFGQERCKPVGPQCDRCLFEQDCPKIGVTPRRVKSKGGDTMKFISWNVNGLRAVEKKGFVDVVKGIGADIFAVQETRVQSNQLSEELKNIDGYSSYFAQAKKKGYSGVGVYTRQKPLSVTVGIGMDQFDDEGRVLTLEFANFFLINAYFPNAQHELKRIDYKLAFNHALFEYAKKLAGKKSSIICGDFNVAHKAIDLANPKANEKNPGYSIEERNWMDSFINAGWVDTFRVFNQNPGQYSWWSYRFNARSKNIGWRIDYFVIDENSKSRIHSAAILSDILGSDHCPVQLKLKTGLK; from the coding sequence ATGAATCTTGAATCTTTTGTGCTAGCTTTGGAACAGGAGGTTGCCAGTTACCATACTCCTGTGGTTGACCTGATCGCAGTACAGACCCGTGATCCTTATAAAGTGCTGGTTGCGACCATGCTTTCAGCAAGGACCCGGGATGAAACCACAGCCAAAGCCTCTGCCAGGTTGTTTAAGGAAGCCCCTGATATTCATGCACTTGCCGAATTGAGCGAGGCAAAAATACGAAAATTAATCCAACCGGTTGGATTTTTTAACAATAAGGCCAGGTATCTTCACAGTCTGCCCGGCGCCCTGAAACCTTATACCGATAAGGTGCCGGATGAACTCGATGAACTGTTAAAACTGCCCGGGGTGGGGCGTAAAACAGCCAATCTGGTTTTATCGGTGGCATTTGACAAGCCCGCCATATGTGTGGACACCCATGTTCATCGAATCATGAATATCTGGGGGTTTGTGAACACCAAACATCCCGAGGCCACCGAAAAGGCTTTACGAAAAATATTACCCGTTAAATACTGGAAAAGAATTAATTCAATCCTGGTTACCTTTGGCCAGGAGCGCTGCAAACCGGTGGGTCCCCAATGCGACCGCTGTTTGTTTGAACAGGATTGTCCAAAAATCGGGGTGACTCCAAGGCGGGTGAAAAGCAAAGGCGGTGATACCATGAAGTTTATTTCCTGGAATGTGAACGGGCTTCGGGCTGTTGAAAAAAAAGGTTTTGTGGATGTGGTCAAAGGGATAGGGGCGGATATCTTTGCCGTGCAGGAAACCCGGGTTCAGTCAAACCAGCTTTCAGAGGAGCTTAAAAATATTGACGGGTATTCAAGTTATTTTGCCCAGGCCAAAAAAAAAGGTTATTCAGGGGTGGGGGTTTATACCAGACAGAAACCCCTGAGCGTCACCGTCGGTATCGGAATGGACCAATTTGACGACGAGGGTCGTGTGCTGACCCTGGAATTTGCAAATTTTTTTCTGATCAATGCATATTTTCCCAATGCCCAGCATGAGCTCAAAAGAATCGATTATAAACTGGCGTTTAACCATGCCCTGTTTGAATATGCAAAGAAATTGGCAGGTAAAAAATCAAGCATCATCTGTGGAGATTTTAACGTGGCCCATAAAGCCATTGACCTTGCCAACCCCAAAGCCAATGAAAAAAATCCCGGGTATTCCATTGAGGAGAGAAACTGGATGGACAGTTTTATCAATGCGGGGTGGGTGGACACTTTCAGGGTTTTCAATCAGAACCCGGGACAATACTCCTGGTGGAGTTATCGTTTTAATGCCAGAAGCAAAAATATCGGCTGGCGCATTGATTACTTTGTCATTGATGAAAACAGCAAATCTAGGATTCACAGTGCGGCTATTTTGAGTGATATCCTCGGTTCCGATCATTGCCCGGTACAGCTGAAACTGAAAACCGGGTTGAAATAG